The Cyanobacteria bacterium QS_8_64_29 nucleotide sequence CCCGCACCGGCCGCATCCCCAAAATTGCCAAGATGCACCCGCAGCCCTGGCTGGAGGTCCACCCGCGCGATGCCCAAAAGCTGGGGCTGGCCGACGGCGGCCGCGTCGAGGTGCGATCACGGCGCGGGCGGGCTTGGTTCCCGGCCATGCTGACGACCGTGATCGCGCCCGGCATGGTCTTTGCCCCCATGCATTGGGGCGCGCTCTGGGCCGATGGGGCCGAGGCCAACGCCATGACCCATCCCGAGCGCTGCCCCAGCTCCGGGCAGCCCGAACTCAAAGCCTGTGCCGTGCAGCTGCGCCCTGTTGCCGAGCAAGCGGCGCCAGCAACCGCTGCGGCTGCAACCGCTCCCAATCCCTAAGGCCGCGATCGCCCATGACCGAGTACTTCCAATTCGAAGCCGATTTTGTCGAGTCGCTGCGCTGCATCCCCATGCAGGTGCGCCTCAAGCTCGATACCTGCGGCGTCAAGCTCAAGCTGCACCACTGGCACCAGCTCAGCCACCAGCAGCGCCAGACCTTAACCGAGATGCCTTGCAACACCCAGGCTGAGATAGCGGCCTTCCGGCACTACCTGCAGGGCCTTGTCATTGCGCAGACCGGGGAAGCGGCCAAGGAATTTGCAATTGAGCCCCAACCGGCATGGCTGAATCCCCATGCCGTCCCAGCCGAGCTAAGCGATAAAGCCCGCGCCTGGGGCGTTGAACTAGAACCGCAGCAGTGGGCGCAACTCACGCCGCTGCAGCGCTTTGCCCTCATCAAGCTCGCTCGCCCCGGCCACGAAAGCAAAAATTTTCACCCGGCTCTAGTGGAATTTGGCCTATTGAGCGCTTAACAGGTGCTCGAATGACTGCAGCGTCCGTATTAATGATGGCGGCGAGCGGCACGCTCTGCTTTTTGCGAGCCTGAAATTCAGCTTGTGCTGTCCGGATTGGCTGTCTCGGCCTCATCCGAGCTATTTGATTGGGCTGGAGAACTCTCCGAGGCGTCTTGCTGCTGCGTTGAGGGCGGCTTGGGCTCAGGTTTGGGTGTGATCGCAGGATTGTCGGAGGAAGCCGAATCGCCCGATTGAGTGCCGCTCTGTGGAGAAGAACTCGCATCCGAGCTCGATTGAGACGGCGATTGAGCGCTCGAATCGGACAGCGCTGATGAAGAACTCGTTTCTGAATCAGGACTGGAATTCGATTCTGATTGAGCGGGCGCTTGGGACTCAGTTTGCGACTGCGGCTGGAAGTTGGAACGGGTGGAGGCCTCATCCGAGGATTGAGGCTGAGCGGATGGGTCCGACGCGTTTGAGGAGTCTGACGCGGAACCAGACGAGGGACTTAAATCGGAGGCTTGCGTCTCAGATGCCTCCGCTGGCTGGGACTCAGTAGCCGAGGTTTCGCCGGACTGGGATGCCGCTTCTTGGTCGGATTCGCTCTCTGATGGTGTTGACGTCTCGGTGTTGGACTCGGTTGAGGGGGATGCACTCGGCTCGGATCCAGACTGGGCGGCGCTGTCCTGAGTGGAGGACTGGCCGGACTGGGACTCGGACACAGCCGAAGCGGAATCTTGGCTGGCTCGATCCTTTGTCTGTGCCGAATCTTGCACGAACCGCACTTCCACAGTGTCCGTGCGATCGCCAGCCGGCTCTGCATACTGGCAATCTAGCGCGTACTGGCGGGCGCGGTAGTCGAGCGTGTCGTAGCCGGTCGATTCTATAACTGTAGCGCTGCCCACTTGGCCGCTTGCGGTGCCGCTAATGCGAACGGTCGCGCTAGTTTTGATGTCAAAACTAACGTTCATTTGCGGCGTTGGATTGCAATCCAAAACGCTCTCCGACTTTGCTTGGGAGTCTTGTGACCCACTAGAGCCGTTTTTCTGGTTGGAGGCTGCCGGAGCGCTTGCTTGTTGGGGAGGCTGGCTCGATTGAGAGGGCGATTCCTCGCCAGAGCTGTCCTTGTCAGCTGTTTGAGACGTCTCGCTTGCCGAGTCCTCATCGGCTGAGCTGGCGTTGGCTTGATTCCCTTGGGCTTGCTGGGACGACTGGTCGCCTTCAAGCCATTTCTTTTCCTTTTGCGCCAGCCACTGCTTGAACTCCGAGTTTTGGGGCTCTTCGCTAGCTGATGCATTGGCCGACTCAGATGGGGAGTCGGACTGGGACGATTCGGAGTTGCTGTCCTTGCCCGTCGCCGGCTTTTGGGGTTGCTGTTTGGCCAACGCGGCGCTTGGCCCAGATGGGGACTCGGCCTGGGGCGATTGGGGCTTGCTGTCTTTAGCTGTCTCTGGGGCAGCGGCCGACTGCTGAGGCTCAGCGCGATTGGGTCGATCTGATCGGGCGGGCGTCTCCGAACGCCGCTCCAGCCACTTGCGCTCTTTTTGTGCCAACCACTGTTTGAACTCCAAGCGGCTGAGTTGCGAGTCAGCCGAGGCGCTGTCTTGCTGGGATTGGGCGCCAGTGGATGCATCCGAGGCTGGGGACTCGCTCGAATCAGCATTTGGCGAGGATTGCGCCCGATCCGACGGGCTCAACCACTTTTGCTCTTTGCGCGCCAGCCACTGCTGAAAGTCCGACCGCTCCGACTGCGATGGCTCCGACTGGGCCTTCGCCGTTTGCTCGGCTGGTTGGCGATCACTTTGTTGGGAGTCGGTTGCATCGGCTTCGGCACTGTTGCTGCTCGAATCGGTGGCGTTGCGATCGCTCTGCGGCGCAGGAATAACGCCACTCTCCGGCTGCTGCTGTTGTTGGGGCGCCCCCTCTTGCTGGGCTTCTGGTTGCCTCTCCGCTTCCGAGCGTGCTTGCAGCCCTAGCCCATCCTGGGGCTGCACCTGCTCAGCAAGTCCCGACAGGGACTCCCGGACAGGATTGGTGACCTGCGGTGGCGGATCGGGAATGGAGCGGGGTTGGGGAAGAAACTGTCGCCGATCCCCTTCCGATTGCGACTTGGATGGTTGCGGAAACGGCTTCGACTGCGGTGGCTCCGCGCGCTCCGAGCCCGATTGAGGAGGGTTTTTGGGCTGCGGAAAGGGCGTCAGGGCAATGCCGCTGCGCGACCTTGGACTCGAGCCACTGCCTGGTACGCCGCTACTGCCTGGCTCGCCGCTGCCGCGAGGGGGCGGTGCAGGCAGCGGTGGGGGTTCGGAGGGAGCCTGGGAATTGGGAAGCGTGGGCACGGTCCGAGCTGTTTTTGTCCCGCCGTCACCAGTGGCAGTGGCGTTCCCGGACTCGATAAACAGCAGCTTAATGGGATCCTGCGAGGCAGCCCCCCAACCTTCCCAGAAATGAAGCCCAATGGGGAGCGCGATCGCGTGGAAGGCAACCGATCCTAGCAACGTACCGCGGATCAAGCGCCGGCGTGCTGCATGCTCCTGATTGCGCTGCGCGGCCGTGAAGCTCAAACGTGCCATCCAGATCCTGCTGCCATTGCTATACCAACCGTACTGCAGCCCCTCGTCCCACAGGCGTCAGCCCTCACGACTACGACGCAATTGCCGGGTTCCCAACTTTGCAGCTTGCTAGGCAACTGGCAATGCTGGGGCGCTTGCTTCGGCAGTCAGTGGGGGCGCCAGCCAACACCGCGGGTAATCTCAGTTTTACCACAGTAGCTTAGGCCCTTGGGGTCCACCTCGTGGCCGATACTGCCCGGGCCTTGCCGTTTGGGGATGCAGTTTTCTGGGAGGCTGAGCAAGCGGGTAACCGGATTCGAACCGGCGGCATCAAGCTTGGGAAGCTTGCGTTCTACCGCTGAACTATACCCGCAGGATGGACGCCAGCGGCGCTCCCCCTAGGAGTGTAACAGAGCTCTTGGATGGCTATGGGCGATGCTGGATTCGAACCAGCGACCCCTTCCGTGTGAAGGAAGTGCGCTACCGCTGCGCTAATCGCCCGAGCGGGATTGCCACGATAACGTAGCAGCCTGGCGCGCAAGCAACAAGCACGCTTACTCGCTTTGCGGGTATTGCGCCCACAGCTCGGTGGTCGAGCGCAAGCTGCAGTGGTTGCCGTTGCCCAGGATGAGGGGATCGGTTAGCGGCACGCCC carries:
- a CDS encoding nitrate reductase associated protein, whose translation is MTEYFQFEADFVESLRCIPMQVRLKLDTCGVKLKLHHWHQLSHQQRQTLTEMPCNTQAEIAAFRHYLQGLVIAQTGEAAKEFAIEPQPAWLNPHAVPAELSDKARAWGVELEPQQWAQLTPLQRFALIKLARPGHESKNFHPALVEFGLLSA